One window from the genome of Rufibacter tibetensis encodes:
- the lon gene encoding endopeptidase La: MNYTQENLLQQLMLSDLSDDGNGDIISIITSELDDSEGAEKNTPDSLPILPVRNTVLFPGVVIPITVSRKKSVRLVRKAYRGDKTVGVVAQKNMTAEDPSAEDMYEVGTLAKILKMLVLPDGNTTIIIQGQSRFKINEVTQEEPFMVAKVSHCPETFPNQKSKEVKALVESLQEAAAKILKLNPEIPQEAQVALDNIDSPSFLTHFLSSNINVEVAQKQKLLEINDGVERGTTLLQLMMREIQMLEIKQEIHSKVHTDIDEQQRDYFLRQQIKVLQDELGMDGPEQEVEKMRATAAKKKWPDTVAKHFNKELDKLSRLNPQAAEYPISLNYCEFLLDLPWSEFTKDNFNLKRTKKILDADHYGLEKVKERILEYLAVLKLKNDMKAPILCLYGPPGVGKTSLGRSVAKALGRKYVRIALGGVRDEAEIRGHRKTYVGAMPGRIISQIKKVGSSNPVMILDEVDKLTSDFRGDPSSALLEVLDPEQNHTFADNYLEVEYDLSKVLFIATANSLDTIHPALRDRMEIIEVTGYTIEEKTEIAKRHLISKLKEDHGLQTKDVALSTAAIQKVIEDYTRESGVRNLERKLGAVIRNIAKSKAMEEEWPAKLEPKDVVRILGPETFDKELYQDNETAGVVTGLAWTSVGGDILFIESLLSRGKGKLTLSGQLGDVMKESAITAVSYLRARADELGIDYRLFDQYDLHIHFPEGAVPKDGPSAGIAIFTSIASVFTQRKVRSHLAMTGEITLRGKVLPVGGIKEKILAAKRAGIKDVILCQKNRKDVNEISAHYIEGLNIHYVDRVDEVLDFALLPEKVTKPLDLRVREEAIPARVES, from the coding sequence ATGAATTATACCCAAGAGAACTTACTCCAGCAACTCATGTTGTCCGATTTATCTGACGATGGTAATGGCGATATCATCTCCATTATCACCTCAGAACTAGATGACTCAGAAGGTGCTGAAAAAAATACCCCAGATTCCTTGCCCATCTTACCCGTTAGAAACACCGTCCTTTTTCCGGGTGTGGTGATTCCTATTACGGTAAGCCGGAAAAAATCTGTGCGCCTGGTGCGCAAAGCCTATCGTGGCGACAAAACCGTGGGCGTGGTAGCCCAGAAGAATATGACGGCCGAAGATCCGTCGGCCGAGGACATGTATGAGGTGGGAACTCTGGCCAAAATCCTGAAAATGCTGGTGCTGCCAGATGGCAATACCACTATCATTATTCAGGGACAGAGCCGTTTCAAGATAAACGAGGTAACCCAGGAAGAACCATTCATGGTAGCCAAGGTTTCGCATTGCCCAGAGACGTTCCCTAACCAGAAAAGCAAAGAGGTGAAAGCCTTGGTAGAGTCGCTTCAAGAGGCGGCCGCCAAAATCCTGAAGCTAAACCCCGAAATACCGCAGGAGGCCCAAGTGGCGTTGGACAACATTGACAGTCCTTCGTTTCTGACCCATTTTCTGTCTTCTAACATCAATGTGGAAGTGGCCCAGAAGCAGAAGCTATTGGAAATCAATGACGGCGTAGAGCGTGGTACCACCTTGCTGCAACTGATGATGCGCGAGATCCAGATGCTGGAAATTAAGCAGGAAATCCATAGCAAGGTGCATACGGACATTGACGAGCAGCAGCGCGACTATTTCCTGCGCCAGCAGATTAAGGTGTTGCAAGACGAACTGGGCATGGACGGCCCTGAGCAGGAGGTGGAGAAAATGCGTGCCACGGCTGCCAAGAAAAAGTGGCCCGATACCGTTGCCAAACACTTCAACAAGGAATTGGACAAACTCAGCCGCTTAAACCCACAGGCCGCCGAGTACCCTATTTCATTAAACTACTGCGAGTTCTTGCTGGACCTGCCGTGGAGCGAGTTCACCAAAGACAACTTCAACCTGAAGCGCACCAAGAAAATCCTGGACGCTGACCACTACGGTCTGGAGAAGGTGAAGGAGCGCATTCTGGAGTACCTGGCCGTTCTGAAACTGAAGAACGACATGAAGGCTCCTATTCTTTGCTTGTACGGACCTCCTGGCGTTGGTAAAACTTCACTGGGTCGCTCCGTAGCCAAGGCTTTAGGCCGGAAATACGTGCGCATTGCTTTGGGTGGGGTGCGCGACGAAGCTGAGATCAGAGGACACCGCAAAACTTATGTGGGCGCCATGCCGGGCCGTATCATTAGCCAGATCAAGAAAGTAGGTTCTTCTAATCCGGTCATGATCCTGGATGAGGTAGATAAACTGACTTCAGATTTCCGTGGTGATCCCTCTTCCGCTTTGCTAGAAGTGCTGGACCCTGAACAGAACCACACCTTCGCAGATAACTACCTGGAGGTGGAATATGACTTGTCTAAAGTCCTGTTCATTGCCACGGCCAACTCTTTAGATACCATTCACCCTGCCTTGCGCGACCGGATGGAGATCATTGAGGTGACGGGCTATACCATTGAAGAGAAAACCGAGATTGCAAAGCGTCACCTTATTTCCAAGCTGAAGGAAGACCATGGCTTGCAAACCAAGGATGTAGCTTTGTCTACGGCGGCCATCCAGAAAGTGATAGAAGATTACACCCGTGAGTCGGGGGTGCGGAACCTGGAGCGAAAGTTGGGCGCTGTGATTCGGAACATTGCCAAATCCAAAGCCATGGAAGAGGAGTGGCCCGCCAAATTGGAGCCCAAAGACGTGGTCCGCATTCTAGGTCCAGAAACATTTGACAAAGAACTGTACCAGGACAACGAGACCGCCGGCGTGGTAACAGGCTTGGCCTGGACCTCCGTAGGGGGCGACATTCTGTTCATTGAATCGTTGCTGAGCCGTGGAAAAGGCAAGCTGACCTTATCGGGCCAGTTGGGTGATGTAATGAAAGAATCCGCGATTACGGCGGTTTCTTACCTGCGCGCCCGCGCTGATGAACTGGGCATTGACTACCGCCTCTTTGACCAATACGACCTACATATCCACTTCCCCGAAGGGGCAGTGCCGAAAGATGGTCCAAGTGCCGGTATTGCTATCTTTACGTCCATCGCTTCGGTGTTTACCCAACGCAAGGTGCGGTCGCATCTGGCCATGACCGGTGAGATTACACTACGCGGAAAAGTGTTGCCGGTGGGTGGGATCAAAGAGAAGATTCTGGCGGCTAAACGGGCGGGCATCAAAGACGTGATTCTGTGCCAGAAGAACCGCAAAGACGTGAACGAGATTTCAGCGCACTACATTGAGGGGCTGAACATCCATTACGTGGACCGCGTGGACGAAGTGCTGGATTTCGCCTTGCTGCCGGAGAAAGTGACCAAGCCCCTGGATTTACGGGTGCGCGAGGAAGCCATTCCGGCCCGGGTCGAAAGCTGA
- the rseP gene encoding RIP metalloprotease RseP, which yields MEALVMAGQLILGLTILVGIHELGHMLTAKWFGMRVEKYAIGFPPKLVSKQVGETEYMIGMIPLGGFVKISGMIDESLDTATLNQEPEPWEFRAKPAWQRLIVMMGGIIFNVITGIIIFAALTYLYGESYLLAKDVQYGIETNEVGEQMGLRDGDKIVAVNGKPLVEFQDVYSPDVLLGKNGSYTVERNGQQLQVPVPTNLIDKLADGDKVGFIMAREPFAVEAVKAKSPASAAGLQPGDRITQVGNQPVQFFHDFQKTLQANKGKEIALQVDRGGKPVTLKTKVDEDGTIGFYPKLLLPRATREYSLVEAIPEGAEKAFSVITTNIKGFAKIFRAEVSPSKALSGPIGIAQIFGGNFSWINFWAITAMLSMVLAFMNFLPIPALDGGHVMFLTYEIISGRKPSDKFLENAQKVGMVLLLGLMGFAIFNDFFKLLFN from the coding sequence ATGGAAGCATTAGTAATGGCCGGCCAGTTGATTCTGGGCCTGACCATCTTAGTAGGAATACATGAGTTAGGCCACATGCTCACGGCCAAATGGTTTGGAATGCGCGTAGAGAAATACGCCATCGGGTTTCCGCCCAAACTGGTGAGCAAACAAGTAGGAGAGACCGAGTACATGATTGGCATGATTCCGCTGGGCGGATTTGTGAAGATTTCCGGCATGATTGACGAGTCTCTGGACACCGCCACTTTGAACCAGGAACCAGAGCCCTGGGAGTTCCGGGCCAAACCAGCCTGGCAACGCCTGATTGTGATGATGGGCGGAATCATTTTCAACGTGATCACCGGTATCATCATCTTTGCAGCTCTTACTTACCTGTATGGCGAAAGCTACCTGTTGGCGAAAGATGTGCAATACGGCATTGAAACCAATGAGGTAGGCGAACAAATGGGCCTGCGCGACGGTGACAAGATTGTAGCCGTCAACGGGAAGCCATTGGTGGAGTTCCAGGACGTGTATAGTCCGGATGTTTTGCTAGGGAAGAACGGTTCTTACACTGTAGAGCGTAACGGCCAACAATTGCAGGTGCCCGTACCAACTAACCTGATTGACAAACTAGCCGACGGCGATAAAGTGGGTTTCATCATGGCTCGTGAGCCTTTTGCCGTGGAAGCTGTGAAAGCAAAAAGCCCCGCCTCGGCAGCTGGTCTTCAGCCTGGTGACCGTATTACCCAGGTAGGAAACCAACCCGTTCAGTTTTTCCATGATTTTCAGAAAACCTTGCAGGCCAATAAAGGCAAGGAAATAGCCTTACAGGTAGACCGGGGCGGTAAGCCAGTAACCTTGAAAACCAAAGTAGATGAAGATGGTACCATCGGCTTTTACCCTAAATTGTTGTTGCCCCGCGCCACCCGCGAATACAGTTTGGTAGAAGCAATCCCTGAAGGCGCTGAAAAGGCTTTTTCTGTCATCACTACCAACATCAAAGGCTTCGCGAAGATCTTTAGGGCAGAAGTTTCTCCTTCTAAAGCGTTGAGTGGCCCTATAGGTATTGCGCAGATCTTTGGCGGTAACTTCTCATGGATCAACTTCTGGGCCATTACAGCCATGCTTTCCATGGTGTTGGCTTTCATGAACTTCCTACCCATTCCAGCGCTGGATGGTGGACACGTGATGTTCCTGACTTATGAGATCATCTCAGGCCGTAAACCATCAGACAAGTTCCTGGAGAATGCCCAGAAAGTAGGCATGGTTCTGTTATTGGGCTTAATGGGTTTTGCCATCTTCAATGACTTCTTTAAATTGTTGTTCAACTAG
- a CDS encoding DUF6702 family protein, which translates to MKKRAVGAMLGLILVLCMGVPQGAWAHEFHTSITDAKYNPKNQTYELSVRVFADDLEEALSRRHKTTIRLDRSERVNKLMAEYLQTHVAISAVKGTKATQKFIGAQEEADAIWLYLEIPAGKAPAGQVWVQNALLTEVFADQTNILNLEVAGKKRSVLCRPGETQQTISL; encoded by the coding sequence ATGAAAAAGAGAGCAGTTGGCGCCATGCTAGGACTTATACTAGTGCTGTGTATGGGAGTGCCGCAAGGGGCTTGGGCACATGAATTCCATACCAGCATCACAGACGCCAAGTACAACCCGAAAAACCAGACTTATGAACTATCCGTGCGGGTGTTTGCCGATGATCTGGAGGAGGCCTTGAGCCGCCGCCATAAAACCACCATCCGGCTGGACCGGTCTGAGCGGGTAAATAAACTAATGGCCGAGTACCTGCAAACGCACGTAGCCATTTCTGCGGTGAAAGGAACCAAGGCCACTCAGAAATTTATTGGCGCCCAGGAAGAAGCAGATGCTATTTGGCTGTACCTGGAAATTCCGGCCGGAAAAGCTCCTGCAGGGCAGGTGTGGGTACAAAATGCACTACTTACGGAGGTCTTTGCAGACCAGACCAATATCCTGAACCTGGAAGTAGCTGGTAAAAAACGCTCTGTTCTCTGCCGCCCCGGCGAAACGCAGCAGACCATCTCTCTTTGA
- the hslU gene encoding ATP-dependent protease ATPase subunit HslU produces MLDSTKFLTPRQIVAELDKYIIGQQDAKKNVAIALRNRWRRMHAAPEMQKEIVPNNILMIGATGVGKTEIARRLASIADAPFIKVEASKFTEVGYVGRDVESMVRDLAEQAVNMVKTRKKEDVKQQAALMVEEVILDALIPPINQPGNRDGILGFGNSNNNTSSSDMPDSDQELNERTRERFRQKIRNGELEDRKIDIKISQHPSSGVGVVGPGMDEMSMMNIQEMIGNMMPKKTKKRKVTIAEARKILLEEEAAKLIDMDEVKEEAIQKAENAGIIFIDEIDKVASASGKGSGGPDVSREGVQRDLLPIVEGSTVNTKYGVIKTDHILFIAAGAFHVAKPSDLIPELQGRFPIRVELQSLSKDDFYQILKYPKNALTKQYEELLRSEGVELSFTDEALEKLAEISFEVNAEVENIGARRLQTVMSRLLNDILFDVPDTIPVNAHLMITPELVEERLRDMVKNRDLSQYIL; encoded by the coding sequence ATGTTAGATTCAACAAAGTTTTTAACCCCCCGTCAGATTGTAGCCGAGTTAGATAAATACATCATTGGGCAGCAAGACGCCAAAAAGAACGTAGCCATTGCCTTGCGGAACCGCTGGCGCCGAATGCACGCGGCCCCTGAGATGCAAAAGGAGATTGTGCCCAATAACATTCTCATGATCGGTGCCACTGGCGTTGGTAAAACCGAGATTGCCCGTCGTTTGGCCAGCATTGCGGATGCTCCCTTCATCAAAGTGGAAGCCTCTAAGTTCACTGAAGTAGGCTACGTAGGCCGTGATGTGGAAAGCATGGTGCGTGACCTGGCAGAGCAGGCCGTGAACATGGTGAAGACCCGCAAAAAAGAAGACGTAAAACAGCAGGCCGCTTTGATGGTGGAGGAAGTCATCTTAGATGCTCTGATTCCGCCCATCAACCAGCCGGGCAACAGAGACGGCATCTTGGGCTTCGGGAACAGCAACAACAATACGTCTTCTTCAGACATGCCAGATTCAGACCAGGAGCTGAATGAGCGTACGCGAGAGCGGTTCAGACAGAAAATCCGGAACGGTGAACTGGAAGACCGCAAGATTGATATCAAGATCTCGCAGCACCCTTCATCTGGTGTAGGCGTGGTGGGGCCGGGCATGGACGAGATGTCTATGATGAACATCCAGGAGATGATTGGCAACATGATGCCCAAAAAGACGAAGAAGCGCAAAGTGACCATTGCCGAAGCGCGCAAAATCTTGTTAGAGGAAGAGGCCGCCAAACTCATTGACATGGACGAAGTCAAAGAAGAAGCCATCCAGAAAGCCGAGAACGCCGGTATTATCTTTATTGACGAGATTGACAAAGTAGCCAGTGCCAGCGGCAAAGGCAGCGGTGGGCCAGACGTGAGCCGCGAAGGCGTGCAGCGCGACCTGCTTCCTATTGTAGAAGGCAGTACTGTGAATACCAAATACGGTGTCATTAAAACCGACCATATTCTGTTCATTGCCGCCGGCGCGTTCCACGTGGCCAAGCCGTCTGATCTGATTCCTGAGTTACAGGGCCGTTTCCCGATCAGAGTGGAACTGCAGAGCCTGAGCAAAGATGATTTCTACCAGATTTTGAAGTACCCTAAAAATGCCCTTACTAAGCAGTACGAAGAACTTCTTCGGTCTGAGGGCGTGGAGCTTTCCTTCACTGACGAAGCCTTGGAGAAACTGGCTGAGATTTCGTTTGAAGTGAATGCCGAAGTAGAGAACATTGGGGCCCGCCGCCTGCAAACGGTTATGAGCCGCCTGCTCAACGACATCCTGTTTGACGTGCCAGACACCATTCCGGTGAACGCCCACTTAATGATCACGCCAGAACTGGTAGAAGAACGCCTTCGGGACATGGTGAAGAACCGCGACTTAAGCCAGTATATTCTTTGA
- a CDS encoding S1/P1 nuclease → MTAFKKLILFCFFLYLPFQSMGWGMIGHRIVGEIADRHISSKARKNIRKILGNESIAIASNWADFIKSDPAFNYLDNWHYINLKEGLSQSEVETHLKQDTTTNAYTRINYLVAQLKKKDLPQEQKVMNLRLLIHFIGDVHQPMHVGRPEDLGGNRIRVEWFNNPSNLHRVWDSQLIEYQQLSYTEYATAINFASKDQVKTWQKQLAPIWFFESYQIAQQLYKGISKPEEKLSYRYNFDYVQTLNEQLLKGGVRLAGVLNEIFG, encoded by the coding sequence ATGACTGCTTTTAAAAAACTGATATTATTCTGCTTTTTCCTGTACCTGCCGTTCCAATCCATGGGGTGGGGCATGATCGGGCACCGCATTGTAGGCGAAATAGCCGACCGTCATATTTCTTCCAAAGCCAGAAAGAACATCAGGAAAATTTTGGGCAATGAGTCTATTGCCATAGCCAGCAACTGGGCCGACTTCATCAAGTCTGATCCGGCTTTCAATTACCTGGACAACTGGCACTACATCAACCTTAAAGAAGGATTGAGCCAGAGCGAGGTAGAGACCCATTTAAAGCAAGATACCACTACTAATGCGTATACTCGCATCAATTACCTGGTGGCGCAACTGAAGAAGAAGGACCTTCCGCAGGAGCAGAAGGTGATGAACCTGCGCCTGCTTATCCACTTCATCGGCGATGTACACCAACCTATGCACGTAGGCCGTCCAGAAGACCTAGGAGGTAACCGCATTAGGGTGGAGTGGTTCAACAACCCTTCTAACCTGCACCGCGTTTGGGACTCGCAGTTGATTGAATACCAGCAACTGAGTTATACCGAGTATGCCACAGCCATCAATTTTGCTTCTAAAGACCAGGTGAAAACGTGGCAAAAGCAACTGGCGCCGATTTGGTTTTTTGAGTCATACCAGATTGCCCAGCAGTTGTACAAAGGCATCTCTAAGCCAGAAGAGAAACTAAGCTATCGCTACAACTTTGATTACGTGCAGACCTTAAACGAGCAGCTCCTGAAAGGAGGCGTGCGCTTGGCCGGTGTACTGAATGAGATCTTCGGATAA
- a CDS encoding SDR family NAD(P)-dependent oxidoreductase yields the protein MNNYIITGASRGLGKALAEALLEDEQNCVVGVSRNSTITHDRYRHQQLDFSDIAGVEHNLHKVFSPFDDAQKIVLVNNAGVIGEIGYVGQSKNEHFEFVFDVNVIVPAMLMNMFLQSFQHRQNCEKMIVNISSGAGQRAKDGWAAYCASKAALDMLSQTAQLEQEQLGTGVRVFSLSPGLIDTEMQEQIRESDAAQFSSVQQFRDYKANGALVSPEEVAQKVIQLMEKPSLARGVVCSVRDF from the coding sequence ATGAACAACTACATCATCACCGGTGCTAGCCGGGGTTTGGGAAAAGCCCTCGCCGAGGCCTTGTTAGAAGACGAGCAGAACTGCGTAGTGGGCGTATCCCGCAACAGCACCATCACACATGACCGGTACCGGCACCAGCAGCTGGACTTTTCAGACATTGCGGGAGTAGAGCATAACCTGCACAAAGTATTTTCTCCGTTTGATGATGCGCAGAAAATAGTTCTGGTGAACAACGCCGGGGTAATTGGTGAGATTGGCTACGTAGGGCAAAGCAAGAACGAACATTTTGAGTTTGTCTTTGACGTGAATGTGATTGTGCCCGCCATGCTCATGAACATGTTCCTGCAAAGCTTTCAGCACCGGCAGAACTGCGAGAAGATGATTGTGAACATTAGCTCAGGAGCGGGGCAGCGGGCCAAAGACGGTTGGGCGGCCTATTGCGCTTCTAAAGCGGCCTTAGACATGCTCTCGCAAACGGCGCAACTGGAGCAGGAACAGTTGGGAACCGGCGTGCGGGTTTTCTCTCTGTCGCCGGGCCTGATTGACACCGAGATGCAGGAACAAATCAGGGAGTCAGATGCGGCGCAGTTCAGTAGCGTGCAGCAGTTCCGGGACTACAAAGCGAATGGTGCGTTGGTGTCTCCGGAGGAAGTAGCGCAGAAAGTCATCCAACTAATGGAGAAACCCAGCCTGGCACGCGGAGTAGTGTGTTCGGTACGGGATTTTTGA
- the porQ gene encoding type IX secretion system protein PorQ — MQKRLVLLGLLLVATAQLASAQLGGRYVFRFLDVPTHARVAGLGGVNVSSGLEDVNAVTANPGLMHGKTDNHLGLTYLNYLADVSQNNLNYTFESSRWGRNAIGIQYLDYGTFTQTNDAGVEEGSFKVRDYALNLSHAATIEHFTLGATAKLVVSSIAGDQAIGALVDIGGTFKHPERDFVVGLAIKNLGVMLKPYDNGEREDMPLDIQVGASYKPEHAPFRLSLTAHQLQRFDIVYLDPTKPGTIDENNEEVKEEKTFGDKLARHFVVGGEFILGPGFQLRAGYNHLRRKELVVENVGGMAGISFGASVKMHAFRFEYTYAKYHVAGASNYLTLNTDLNRFLKKKLD; from the coding sequence ATGCAGAAACGCCTTGTCCTTTTGGGTCTTTTGCTGGTAGCCACCGCGCAACTAGCTTCTGCCCAACTGGGAGGGCGTTATGTGTTTCGGTTCCTGGATGTGCCTACCCACGCCCGGGTGGCGGGGCTAGGCGGCGTGAACGTTTCTTCTGGTCTGGAGGATGTGAATGCGGTGACGGCCAATCCGGGGTTGATGCACGGCAAAACCGATAACCACCTGGGCTTAACGTACCTCAACTACTTGGCAGACGTGAGCCAAAACAACCTGAACTACACGTTTGAGAGCAGCCGTTGGGGCCGAAATGCCATTGGCATCCAGTACCTGGATTATGGCACGTTTACTCAAACCAATGATGCCGGGGTGGAGGAGGGCAGTTTCAAAGTGCGGGATTATGCGCTAAACTTGTCGCATGCGGCTACCATCGAGCATTTTACTTTAGGCGCTACCGCGAAGCTGGTCGTTTCCAGCATTGCCGGTGATCAGGCTATTGGCGCCTTGGTAGACATTGGCGGAACCTTCAAGCACCCGGAGCGGGATTTTGTGGTGGGACTCGCCATCAAGAACCTGGGCGTGATGCTAAAACCGTATGATAACGGTGAGCGAGAAGACATGCCGCTGGACATTCAAGTAGGCGCAAGTTACAAGCCTGAGCACGCTCCGTTCCGGTTATCGCTCACGGCGCACCAGCTTCAGCGCTTTGACATTGTGTACCTGGACCCAACTAAACCGGGCACTATAGATGAGAATAACGAAGAGGTAAAAGAGGAAAAGACCTTCGGAGATAAGCTGGCTCGCCATTTTGTAGTGGGCGGCGAATTCATCTTAGGACCGGGTTTTCAGTTGCGGGCTGGCTATAACCACCTCCGCCGGAAAGAACTGGTGGTGGAGAACGTGGGCGGCATGGCCGGAATTTCGTTTGGGGCTTCGGTCAAAATGCACGCGTTTCGGTTTGAGTACACGTACGCCAAGTACCACGTAGCCGGTGCCAGCAATTACCTCACCCTCAACACAGATTTGAACCGGTTTCTGAAAAAGAAGCTGGATTGA
- a CDS encoding OmpA family protein, whose protein sequence is MLRTGSLLLFLFSLALSFSTSGQTKSPLRLKQRPVTDSLRKKAPTAEVVLDFPNINRVPYYYNKSKYASILKLEKKKAWDKALPLLAEYVGNFGVDNFHKDTKLLWRLGQLYERMDQREKAVAYYRLVLKHHRTDIKQVQQYYDSLEAKNKDLYVPLKYYYELVEYRKSVSTFKPPRGVYTNMGDAINSKVEDYGPAVHSDEDLFIYTSRRKGVKAKGTDEDLYFSRNEGGFWQEGQAFDKPINSIYNEGSACLSRDGKTLYFARCESPDGLGNCDLYSATRLADGSWGQLKNLGANVNSKAWDSQPTLSPQEDTLYFASDRLGGFGMSDIYFTYKQKNGQWAPAQNMGPVINTRESEVSPYFHPLYQVLYFSSRGQLLNFGDFDIYKAYRINGRWQEPRNIGPLVNGQGSEYYFTINANSTNLYYARSEPTDLKNLDLFSFPLPMEAHPLAVTKLTGVLMDSVTNKPLNGIISIIDLDNGIEVASKYLREDGSFDFDLIDNSRYMMLIQSPDFFSIEKEINLKEDTVMKIMSSLIDYSIPLIFKNLEFDEGKAEIKDAMKPMLDRIVLFLVDHPQVRLSIEGHTDSSGDPNANIELSQWRAVSIQRYLEQKGNLAQGRIDAIGKGSSEPIKPEVTLEDRAVNRRVEFKLIRPKEGATGVGDW, encoded by the coding sequence ATGTTGCGTACTGGATCTCTTCTACTTTTCCTGTTCTCCCTGGCTTTGAGTTTCTCCACCTCAGGACAAACCAAGTCTCCTCTGCGTCTGAAACAAAGACCCGTTACTGACTCACTGCGTAAAAAAGCCCCCACAGCGGAGGTTGTCTTGGACTTCCCCAACATCAACCGGGTTCCTTATTACTACAATAAATCCAAGTACGCCTCTATTCTAAAACTGGAAAAGAAAAAGGCTTGGGACAAAGCGCTTCCGCTTTTGGCGGAATACGTGGGCAACTTTGGAGTTGACAATTTTCATAAAGATACAAAACTTCTTTGGCGTTTAGGGCAACTGTATGAGCGGATGGACCAAAGGGAAAAAGCGGTTGCCTATTACCGTCTGGTATTAAAGCATCATCGTACTGATATAAAGCAAGTTCAGCAGTATTATGACTCGCTGGAAGCGAAAAACAAAGACCTTTACGTGCCCCTCAAGTACTATTATGAGCTGGTGGAGTACCGCAAATCTGTGAGCACCTTCAAGCCTCCGCGCGGCGTGTACACCAACATGGGCGATGCCATCAATTCCAAAGTGGAAGATTACGGCCCGGCGGTGCACTCAGACGAAGACCTGTTCATTTACACCTCGCGCCGCAAAGGCGTAAAAGCCAAAGGCACCGATGAAGACCTGTACTTCTCCCGAAACGAGGGAGGCTTCTGGCAAGAAGGTCAGGCCTTTGACAAACCCATTAACAGCATTTACAACGAAGGATCTGCCTGCCTCAGCCGCGACGGCAAAACCCTTTACTTCGCCCGCTGTGAAAGCCCTGATGGCTTGGGCAACTGTGACCTTTACTCCGCTACCCGTCTGGCAGATGGCTCCTGGGGACAGCTGAAGAATTTGGGTGCCAACGTGAACAGCAAAGCCTGGGACTCGCAACCTACCCTCTCTCCTCAGGAAGACACGCTTTACTTCGCCTCTGACCGCTTGGGCGGCTTTGGTATGTCTGATATCTACTTCACCTATAAACAGAAGAATGGGCAGTGGGCCCCGGCGCAAAACATGGGTCCTGTCATTAATACCCGGGAAAGTGAGGTAAGCCCTTACTTTCACCCCTTGTATCAAGTGTTGTATTTCAGTTCACGCGGCCAGTTGCTCAACTTCGGGGATTTTGACATCTACAAGGCCTATCGGATCAACGGTCGCTGGCAGGAACCCCGCAACATTGGTCCTCTGGTGAACGGCCAGGGAAGTGAGTACTACTTTACCATCAACGCCAACTCCACCAACCTCTATTACGCCCGCTCAGAGCCCACTGACCTCAAGAACCTGGATCTGTTCTCGTTCCCGCTTCCTATGGAGGCACACCCTCTGGCGGTAACTAAACTTACCGGCGTTCTGATGGATTCTGTCACAAACAAACCCCTAAACGGCATCATCTCCATCATTGACCTGGACAATGGCATTGAGGTGGCCTCCAAATACCTGCGCGAAGACGGCTCCTTTGACTTTGACCTCATTGACAACAGCCGTTACATGATGCTCATTCAAAGTCCGGATTTTTTCTCTATTGAGAAGGAGATCAACCTGAAGGAAGACACGGTAATGAAAATAATGAGCAGCCTCATTGATTACAGCATTCCGTTGATCTTCAAAAACCTGGAGTTTGACGAAGGCAAGGCCGAGATCAAAGACGCTATGAAACCCATGCTAGACCGTATTGTGCTGTTCCTGGTAGATCACCCGCAGGTCCGGCTCAGCATTGAAGGCCACACTGATAGCAGCGGAGACCCGAACGCTAATATCGAACTCTCACAATGGCGGGCAGTTTCCATCCAAAGGTACCTGGAACAGAAAGGAAACTTAGCTCAAGGCCGGATAGATGCTATAGGGAAAGGCAGTTCAGAACCTATTAAACCCGAGGTGACGTTAGAAGACCGGGCTGTGAACCGCAGAGTTGAATTCAAACTGATCAGACCCAAAGAAGGAGCTACCGGTGTAGGCGACTGGTAA